The window GCAGAGCAAAGGTAAAATCATCTAATGAATGCTCTGTCagcccgagtgaatggtaactatgaGCTCtacttgcatgatcttctccgaacagctttatccgcacatctaatgcccgtcgCTTTGagtgcagagcagaggtaaaatcatctgatgaatgctgtgtcaccccgagttcatggtaactatgagctgtgcttgcatgatcttctccgaacaggtttatccgcacatctaatgcccgtttgGGCAGACTGCAAACAAGAGGTAAAATCATCTAATGattgctgtgtcaccccgagtagATGGTAACTATGAGCTGTGCTtccatgatcttctccgaacagctttatccgcacatctaatgcccgttgaaaAGACTGCAGAGCAGACGTAAAATCATCTAATGAATAATGTGCCACCCCGAGTTCATCGTAACTAttagctgtgcttgcatgatcttctccgaacagctttatCCGCACATTTAATGCCCGTTGGGCAGACTGCAGAGGAGAGGTAAAATCATGTAATGAAtactgtgtcaccccgagtgaatggtaactattagccgtgcttgcatgatcttctccgaacagctttatccgcacatctaatgctcGTTGAAAAGACTGCAGAGCTGGGGTAAAATCATCTAATGAATACTGTGTCACCCCAAGTTCATGGTAACTatgagctgtgcttgcatgatcttctccgaacagctttatccgcacatctaatgcccgtcgctttgactgcagagcagaggtaaaatcacctaatgaATGCTGTGTGAGCCCTAGTTCACGGTAACTATGAggtgtgcttgcatgatcttctccgaacacctttatccgcacatctaatgcccgtcgctttgactgcagagccgAGGTAAAATCATTTAATGAATGCTGTGTCACTCCGAGTGAacggtaactatcagctgtgcttgcatgatcttctccgaacagctttatccgcatatctaatgcccgttgaaaagactgcagagcagatttTAAATCATCTaatgaatgctgtgtcaccccaagtgaatggtaactatcagctgtgcttgcataaTCGTCTCTCAACAGCTTTATCCGCATATGTAATGCCCGtcgctttgactgcagagcagacgTAAAATCATCTaatgaatgctgtgtcaccccgagtgaatgatAACTATGAGCTGTGCTttcatgatcttctccgaacagctttatCCGCATATGTAATGCCCGTCGCTTTGACTGCACAGGAGAGGTAAAATCATCTAATGAATGCAGTGTCACCCCGAGTTCATGGTAACTatgagctgtgcttgcatgaccttctccgaacagctttatccgcacatctaattcCCGTTGAGCAGACTGCaaagcagaggtaaaatcatctAATGAATACTGTGTCGCCCCGAGTTCATGGTAACTatgagctgtgcttgcatgatcttcccCGAACAGCTATCATCATCTAATTCTTGTTGAGCAGACttgagagcagaggtaaaatcaacTAATGAATGCTGTCATCCTGAGTTCAtagtaactatcagctgtgcttgcatgagaTTCTCCAAACAGCTTAATCCGCACATCTAAAGCCTGTTCGGCAGAACGTAGAGCAAAGGTAAAATCATCTAATGAATGCTCTGTCagcccgagtgaatggtaactatgaGCTCtacttgcatgatcttctccgaacagttttatccgcacatctaatgcccgtcgCTTTGagtgcagagcagaggtaaaatcatctgatgaatgctgtgtcaccccgagttcatggtaactatgagctgtgcttgcatgatcttctccgaacaggtttatccgcacatctaatgcccgttagGGCAGACTGCAAACAAGAGGTAAAATCATCTAATGattgctgtgtcaccccgagtagATGGTAACTATGAGCTGTGCTTCCATGATCTTCTCCAAAcagctttatccgcacatctaatgcccgttgaaaagactgcagagcagatttAAAATCATCTaatgaatgctgtgtcaccccgagtgaatggtaactattagctgtgcttgcatgttcttctccgaacagctttatCCGCATATCTAATGCCCGtcgctttgactgcagagcagacgTAAAATCATGTaatgaatgctgtgtcaccccgagtgaatggtaactatgaGCTGTGCTttcatgatcttctccgaacagctttatCCGCATATGTAATGCCCGTCGCTTTGACTGCACAGGAGAGGTAAAATCATCTAATAAATGCAGCGTCACCCCGAGTTCATAGTAACTaccagctgtgcttgcatgatcttccccgaacagctttatccgcacatctaattcTTGTTGAGCAGACttgagagcagaggtaaaatcaacTAATGAATGCTGTCACCCTGAGTTCAtagtaactatcagctgtgcttgcatgagaTTCTCCGAACAGCTTTCTCCGCACATCCAATGCCCGTTAGGCAGAATGCAGAACAAACGTAAAATCACCTAATGAATGCTGTGTCGCCCAGAGAttatggtaactatcagctgtgtcTGCATGAGATTCTCCTAAcagctttatccgcacatctaatacCCGTCGCTTTGACTGCAGAGAAGAGGTAAAATCATCTAAtaaatgctgtgtcaccccgagttcaTGGTAACTATGAGCTGtccttgcatgatcttctccgaacagctttatccgcacatctaatgcccgatgaaaagactgcagagcagagatAAAATCATCTAATGAATACAGTGTCACCCCGAGTTTACGGTAACTatgagctgtgcttgcatgatcttctctgAACAGCTTTATCCGCACATTTAATGCCCGtcgctttgactgcagagcggAGATAAAATCATCTAATGattgctgtgtcaccccgagtttATGGTAACTAcgagctgtgcttgcatgatcttctccgaacagctttatccgcacatctaatgcccgtttgGGCAGACTGCaaagcagaggtaaaatcatctAATGATTGCTGTGTCAGCCCGAGTACATGGTAACTatgagctgtgcttgcatgatcttctccgaacagctttatccgcacatctaatgcccgttgaaaagactgcagagcagaggtaaaatcatctAATGAATACTGTGTCACCCCGACTTCATGGTAACTAtaagctgtgcttgcatgatcttctccgaacagctttatccgcacatctaatgcccgttgggcAGACTGCAGAGCGGAGGTAAAATCatctaacgaatgctgtgtcactccgagtgaatggtaactatcagctgtgtcTGCATGGTCTTCTCCGAACagttttattcgcacatctaatgcccgttgaaaagactgcagagcagagttaaaatcatctaatgaatactgtgtcaccccgagttcatggtaactatgagctgtgcttgcatgatcttctccgaacagctttatccgcacatctaatgtccgtcgctttgactgcagagcagaggtaaaatcatctaatgaatgctgtgtcaccccgagtacATGATAACTatgagctgtgcttgcatgatcttctccgaacagctttatccgcacatctaatgcccgtcgctttgactgcagagcagaggtaaaatcatctaatgaatgctgtgtcactccgagttcatggtaactatgagctgtgcttgcatgatcttctccgaacagctttatccgcacatctaatgcccgttgggcAGACTGCaaagcagaggtaaaatcatctaatgaatgctgtgtcaccccgagtacATGGTAACTGtgagctgtgcttgcatgatattctccgaacagctttatccgcacatctaatgcccgttgaaaagactgcagagcagatgtAAAAACATCTAATGAATACTGTGCCACCCCGAGTTCATGGTAACTatgagctgtgcttgcatgaccttctccgaacagctttatccgcacatctaattcCCGTTGAGCAGACTGCaaagcagaggtaaaatcatctAATGAATACTGTCTCGCCCCGAGTTCATGGTAACTTTGAGCTGTGCTTGCAcgatcttctccgaacagctttatCCCCACATCTAATTCCCGTTGAGCAGACttcagagcagaggtaaaaccACCTAATGAATGCTGTCACCCCGAGTTCATAGTAACTaccagctgtgcttgcatgatcttcccCGGACAGCTACATCCGCTCATCTAATTCCTGTTGAGCAGACttgagagcagaggtaaaatcaacTAATGAATGCTGTCACCCTGAGTTCATAGTATTTatgagctgtgcttgcatgatcttctccgaacagctttcTCCGCACATCCAATGCCCGTTAGGCAGAATGCAGAACaaaggtaaaatcacctaatgaATGCTGTGTCGCCCAGAGAttatggtaactatcagctgtgtcTGCATGAGATTCTCCTAAcagctttatccgcacatctaatacCCGTCGCTTTGACTGCAGAGAAGAGGTAAAATCATCTAAtaaatgctgtgtcaccccgagttcaTGGTAACTATGAGCTGCCCTTGCATGATCTTTTCTGAAcagctttatccgcacatctaatgcccgttgaaaagactgcagagcagagatAAAATCATCTAATGAATACAGTGTCACCCCGAGTTTACGGTAACTatgagctgtgcttgcatgatcttctctgAACAGCTTTATCCGCACATTTAATGCCCGtcgctttgactgcagagcagagatAAAATAATCTAATGattgctgtgtcaccccgagtttATGGTAACTAcgagctgtgcttgcatgatcttctccgaacagctttatccgcacatctaatgcccgtttgGGTAGACTGCaaagcagaggtaaaatcatctAATGATTGCTGTGTAAGCCCGAGTACATGGTAACTatgagctgtgcttgcatgatcttctccgaacagctttatccgcacatctaatgcccgttgaaaagactgcagagcagaggtaaaatcatctAATGAAtactgtgtcaccccgagttcatggtaactataagctgtgcttgcatgatcttctccgaacagctttatccgcacatctaatgcccgttgggcAGACTGCAGAGCGGAGGTAAAATCatctaacgaatgctgtgtcactccgagtgaatggtaactatcagctgtgtcTGCATTGtcttctccgaacagctttatccgcacatctaatgcccgttgaaaaaactgcagagcagaggtaagaTCACCTAATGAAtactgtgtcaccccgagttcatggtaactatcagctgtgcttgcatggtCTTCTCCGAACagttttattcgcacatctaatgcccgttgaaaagactgcagagcagagttaaaatcatctaatgaatactgtgtcaccccgagttcatggtaactatgagctgtgcttgcatgatcttctccgaacagctttatccgcacatctaatgcccgtcgctttgactgcagagcagaggtaaaatcatctaatgaatgctgtgtcaccccgagtacATGGTAACTatgagctgtgcttgcatgatcttctccgaacagctttatccgcacatctaatgcccgtcgctttgactgcagagcagaggtaaaatcatctaatgaatgctgtgtcactccgagttcatggtaactatgagctgtgcttgcatgatcttctccgaacagctttatccgcacatctaatgcccgttgggcAGACTGCaaagcagaggtaaaatcatctAATGattgctgtgtcaccccgagtacATGGTAACTGtgagctgtgcttgcatgatcttctccgaacagctttatccgcacatctaatgcccgttgaaaagactgcagagcagatgtAAAAACATCTAATGAATACTGTGCCACCCCGAGTTCATGGTAACTAttagctgtgcttgcatgatcttctccgaacagctttatccgcacgtctaatgcccgttgggcagactgcagagcagaggtaaaatcatgTAATGAAtactgtgtcaccccgagtgaatggtaactatcagctgtgcttgcatgatcttctccgaacagctttatccgcacatctaatgctcGTTGAAAAGACTGCAGAGCTGCGGTAAAATCATCTAATGAATACTGTGTCACCCCCAGTTCATGGTAACTatgagctgtgcttgcatgatcttctccgaacagctttatccgcacatctaatgcccgtcgctttgactgcagagcggaggtaaaatcacctaatgaATGCTGTGTGAGCCCTAGTTCACGGTAACTatgagctgtgcttgcatgatcttctccgaacagctttatccgcacatctaatgcccgtcgctttgactgcagagcagaggtaaaatcatttaatgaatgctgtgtcactccgagtgaatggtaactatcagctgtgcttgcatgatcttctccaaacagctttatccgcacatctaatgcccgttgggTAGACTGCAAAGCAGAGGTAAGATCATTTaatgaatgctgtgtcaccccgagtgaatggtagctatcagctgtgcttgcatgatcttctccgaacagctttattcgcacatctaatgcccgttgaaaagactgtagagcagaggtaaaatcacctaatgaATACTGTGTCACCCCGAATGAATGGTAACTaccagctgtgcttgcatgatcctCTCCGAACAGGTTTATCCGCACGTCTAATGCCCGTCGGtcagactgcagagcagaggtaaaatcacctaataaatgctgtgtcaccccgagtgaatggtagcTATGGGCtaagatttcttttgtttcttttgtattttttcttttttggatatCAAGCGCAGactttttgaaataaagagcCTTTGAGtagtttttcttgctgtggtgCAATTCACCGAGGCATAGGTAGAACCCTGCGAGAGGCTGATTGCATTCTCGAGAAAGACTGGTTGAATCAACGTTTTCCTTTGGGGCTGAAGAGCTATCTTTAAATTGCTCGAGGGTTCCTTGGTGACGCGCGACTGATTCTTCGAAACCTGATACAACCATACCTTCTTCGATGAATGTTGACCCCAGAAGCTCGACAACATTACCgcagaaatgaaacaaatgaaatggagttttggaattaattttgagATCACTTAATATTTGGAGGGCAGGATTGATTACAAATTGCATGGTGTCAGTGTCAAAGAAATTCTTTGCTGCTTCCATGACGTGAAATATAACAAGGAATTGCATTGGCCAAATACCTAAGTTACAAGTGTTTATTTGCAGCTTTTTGCTATTGCTTggttcttttcctttgcatcCCTGAGGTGGAATAACAACCAGTTGCTCGTCTGCGGCGGAACTGCATTCCTTGCGTGCTTTGTTATAGTAGTAATTTGAGGTAGATGGGTTGTTTAAGAAGTGATAATAGACAGCAAAGACTTGGCAAACAATGAGCCTTAAAATTTTGTGCTCTTCGCTTCCACGCATTAAAGGAAGAGCCTCTTCCAGACACTGGATCCCGCTCTCAACCTCGCCAATAACAAGCTTACAGATGCCAAAATAACACAAGTATTTACTCCTTTCATCATCAGAAACTGGATAAGATTTCGACTGGATTTCATATGCCATCTTGAGAAGTTGCATTGCACTTCCTTCTACTCCCCAAGTAATTTCACCAAACGCTTTAGACGTTAGTAAACATCTCTGGTAATGTGCACTTCCCAGAGCATTGGCTGCCTTTAATGCCAAATCGTAGATATTGTTAAAATATATATTGTGTGCTTCACTATAACACCAAAACAACGAATCTAGAAACAACTCTGCCTTTATCAAAACTTTAACAACATTCTCGGCTATCCTGGAATCTGTGCAACCGTCTTCTAGGCTTTCCATAAAATGCTGCTTTTCCTCATAGAATGCGATGAATGCATCCATGGAATAACCATTTAGAAACTCATCATTCAGTTTCTCGAAACGAGAAATGTAATGCGCATGGAAGCGGCACTTTGCATTTGCCACTATTTCTTCCAGTCGCTGTTCTCCCGCTTCTCTAGCAAATGATTGAAGGAGCTTGTGCATTGTGAATGTTCCATGCTGGGAGTTTGAATCGAGAAGGGATTTTCTTCGGAGTCTTTGCAACATTTTCTTAGCCTCAATCTCCCCCGTAATATTCATTACAGCTGAGGCGAGATCCATGGTAAAACATCCCGGAAGAACAGACAAAGACacaaatgcttctttttctGCTGGGGAAAGTCTGAGGAAGGATGATTCATATAGGAACTGCAACCTTTGATTAGACGGATAATCTGGATTGTCCAAGATGTCGACGATACTTTCTGTTGCGGACTCAATGAACTCAATCAAACACTGACTTGGATGACCATCATCTTCACAAACGAAAGAGCACATTAACCTCATTGCAAGAGGCACACACCCACATATTTGAGCAATTCTTGCGCAGTCATCCGGACTAGCATTTGGCACTAAATCAAGAACTAGAGTATGAGATGAGGTGTCATCCAGTGGCCTTATTCTTATTGATCTGTGACCTTGGAAATTCAAGTTCATAAACTCAAATGATTCTCGTGTGGTCACCACCAGAGTTATTCTCTCATTTCGCGCAAGAATTTCTTCAAATAGTTGCAGGACGTCTTCTTTTACTTTTGGAAAGCCACTCTCTAGTAGATCATCTACATTATCAAGAATAAATACGAGAAAATCTGAAATATTGCCGAGGGTCTCAATTAGATCATCTTCAAAGGACAGCAGCTGAGGTACTGATCTCTGAATCGAAGTGGTCGGTTGCCTTACAAGGCTGAAAAGCTTCGATGTTAGATCTGCCTTTGTCTGAAGTCCTCGTAATGAAAGGAAATAAACATGAAAACCTTGAGATTGTAGTTGGTGGCCCACCGCTATTCCAACCGATGTCTTTCCGAATCCAGGTGAGCCCCAGATCGTTACGATCCGAGTGTGGTCGGAACTCACGATGTCCACGATCTCTTGGCATTCACTCTTTCGGCCAGTAAAGTTTGGAACCATTGAAGGAAGACAAGATCTTGGGACTGTTGGCTTGATGTCTTTgtgatgcaaaagtaaaacaCATAGTAGACATTGCCTATATTATTTTGGATATCCTTTGTCTCATTGAGACTTTATAAACTGAAGAGAAGAAATcaagaattaaaaagaaacagtatCTCAACTTCGTGCATATAATCTGAAATGTTACTCGTAATCAGGATAAATTGTCACCCACAGTAGActtatttccctttctttttcaatGCTTTGTAGTCGTTTAAACCAAATACAGACCCTGTGGAATATTGGCCACGTTCCTGAGATTACGTCACTGAACAAATTTCTCTTCACTGCATAAATTATCTAGTTATAATAAGGAAAGAAAATTAGTTTGTGACGCCATCTCAGAAGTTAACCTATGCCTCTCATTAGCTTAGCTGCGGGACAAATTTAATAACTaacagtttcttttattttatgtgACTaacaaggatggcacagtcggttagtgcgcggccttggtgcaagaggtcctgagttcgattctcggatctcgcatccttgtttcgacttcttacctttccgtgtagctaagtagctttaaatactcgtaaaacggagcactgatggagattGGGGAGTAAattgagcgcaccgtcgacctcaggttttgGAAGTTGAATTACtattacgagttatcgacgttaaatatggttactttactttactttaaaccATGCGAAATATGGCTTCTTTGCTACGTGGAAGATCTGCCTGTCTCGTTATCATCTTTTCATTGACAGTGTGTTTTGTCACGCCCATTGCTATCTCCTGCTGTTGTAAAAAGAGGCTTAAAAACAGTTAAGTCCTATTTTTACCTTTATTCCATTCCAGTTGCATCCTCAAGTTTTCCACAGCTGAAATCATATCCTCTGCTACCCTTGTAGAAACCTTTTCGCCTGCCATTTGTTCCAACCTAGCGACCTCGTCTTTGTTAGCAGCGAGGATCTCCACGTTCTGTTTTATGCCTGTTAAGAAATCCCTTATCTCTTCGAAATCTGCATTTCTACTCTCTAAACATGTTATGTATGCTTGATTCTCTTCCCTTCCATGCTGTTCCAACAAACGTACTTTTGTTGTTGGAAAGTCAGATGCAGTCAAACTTCCAATTGCATCAATCGACGCAGCGGAAATTCCCAGAGCTTTGAACGCTTCTTTAGCGTATTGAATGTTACGGTGAAATGTTGCATTGTCCATCTCCAAGCGAGAAGAATGACAAACTGCATTCCTCAAACGCCGAAGCTGATCAATGGCCAGTGCAAAGGTCTCGGCATTATCTCCTTTTGGGCTCAATACAGAACCATGGAAACTTCCATGAGGAACAGCTCGGGGCTTCACATACAAATCATTTAGTGTTTTGGAATGAATTCTGAAGGACGTTGCAAAGATGGTAGCCTGGAATAAGGCGGTGCAATCCCATTCATTGTACGACTGGTGGGTAGGAACTTTAGTTGTTCCTCCTTCTTCAGAGACAAAGAGATTTCTCACAGCAGTGGAGTCATCCCAAAGCTGAAAGCCAGGGCGATGCCCAATAGTGCTGTCCCACATCGTCTTAAAAGTCTGACGTAAAGCCTTTGGGAATTCATTTAAAACCAGGGACAAACACTTGAAATGATTTAACTCCTCATCACGATAAGGGTGCAAGGACATCACGAATTGGTGCTAATAAAGCATTGCCTCAAAGGATCTAAATAAaagataaatgaataaatacaaTAAGcggatttcatttcattcttcTCTTACGGGGAAAGactgaaaatattatttcctcattaatttttttcgctTGAGAAGAGAACAAGTCAttaattttcaaagttttgatgTCTGAAAcggattttttttcaaaggtacAGAGGGAAGGAGTTCCATTACTCTCTCTGTGTCGCAAACATTTGCCTCGCTTACAACACTGAAACGGCGTATAGTTCATCCGTCGCAGAAACCGGGCCGAAAACgttttgtttgtaaacaaaagcCCTATCCGATATTCTTTTTCCTTTCGGCGCAAGAGATATCTAGTATAGTGTCGACATACCTAAAAAGATCTCATGGTCAATCCGTAAATTAAGACATATCTTGACGCTACTCTGGTTTGGAGAAATTTGAATGCAAATTACAAAGATCCAATTAGCCTTTCGACATTACAGTCAATCCTTTTTCAAtcatcaaaataaaattaaatcagAAATCAGTGAAACACTCAATTGTTTCTAGACACAAAAACTATAGCTTACGTAAGAGTTAGCCTAATGGACAGAGAACCCGAGAAAAATGCGACCAACCCTAACGCAAAGCTTATAGCCCAGTGGTCCattggttagggcgttgggtttgcatgcgttTACGTTGCTCCTAGTTCAAATCCCGTTTTCACCtctactttggatttgtttaCGGTTGTCCCGGACTCAACCCTACctcgctttgtaaatagctaactggttCCCTCCTTTAAGTTGGGGGTTTATTAAAAGtgggggtgcctgtgaactaccTCGATAGCCAAGTGTATTACTGTATacacaaagcatttacatttacatttttatggTCTATCCGAGGATAGCATTCTACTGATGGAAAGCTATCTTGCTGATAGGTTTCAGAAGGTTAAAGTTGGGAACAACTTTTCAGATTGGTTAAGAATTGTTCAAGGTGTCCTCCAAGGATCAATACTCGGACCCTTACTTTTTAGCATATTCATGAATGATATTTTGTATATTTCCTTTCATTCTGAGAAGCAGGCGTTGCTCAGTTGATTCTTGCGTGGCTTTCCgagcaagaggtccccagttcaatcctcggtgacttcaacgtctgtttcgactttcctctgatccgtgaaAATCAATTCGAAGCTATAGCTTTAGATACCGTAAAACGCAGCACTGATAGAGGGAGGGGGTAAAGGGAGCACTGTCAGGTTCCATTGATACCGGCCTCGCAGCTGAAGGAACTTACGACGCTAAGTAAAGTGATTTTACCCTTTTTACCTTTAGTTGAGATGCAGCGGAAATGCAAGTCGATCTTTTTTAACGGCATGTGTCTTAAGGTCAATAAATGTCGCTCTAGTGTCCTTGCAACATTCTGTTTTATCTCAAATGGTAAAAGTATTGAAATCTGTCATTCCATGAAGCTGCTGGGTTACACTATTGACAGTGACCTCAATTTCCATGAGCATGTATCTGAGTTGATAACCAACTGTAAGTGCTGAAGGGCCATAAACATCTCCTACCTGTGCTaagttctttccttttctcttgCCTCAATTACTGTTCAATTATCTGGCATCCTTACCGCAAACTTGAGATCAACGAGAGATGCTTacgttttattcagttttagtGACTATCATGATTGCTATGATACACGTTTAGAaaatattctcggttttcaaatgacgtcacggccgccatgttggggccctaaacaaagaaacggtggccatgttggatcccgaccaaatcctccgggaatttaactttactattatgcaaacgttttctattgttttcgttgaaaaacatggctgttgatcacgtgagtgaaaaccaacaattaatCGGCCTAGTCTACACAATCGTAGAATACACGACAAGTTAATCTTAATCCATCGATCTTTTCATGGTCTAGCCTCTTGATAAATTAACGAGCTATTGTTCTTCTCTTATAAACTGCGTGGCATACGCTGCCTTAGCATCCCTAGAGTGAAATCGACCAAA of the Montipora foliosa isolate CH-2021 chromosome 14, ASM3666993v2, whole genome shotgun sequence genome contains:
- the LOC137984455 gene encoding tetratricopeptide repeat protein 28-like codes for the protein MQAQLIVTSFHRALDVRIKLFGEDHARTAHSYHELGVTQHLLDDFTSSLQSKRRVLDVRIKLLGESHADTADSYHNLWATQHSLVDFTSALKSAQQELDVRIKLFGEDHASTAGSYYELGVTLHLLDDFTSPVQSKRRALHMRIKLFGEDHESTAHSYHSLGVTQHSLHDFTSALQSKRRALDMRIKLFGEEHASTANSYHSLGVTQHSLDDFKSALQSFQRALDVRIKLFGEDHGSTAHSYHLLGVTQQSLDDFTSCLQSALTGIRCADKPSAQRELDVRIKLFGEGHASTAHSYHELGVTLHSLDDFTSPVQSKRRALHMRIKLFGEDHESTAHSYHSLGVTQHSLDDFTSALQSKRRALHMRIKLLRDDYASTADSYHSLGVTQHSLDDLKSALQSFQRALDMRIKLFGEDHASTADSYRSLGVTQHSLNDFTSALQSKRRALDVRIKVFGEDHASTPHSYRELGLTQHSLGDFTSALQSKRRALDVRIKLFGEDHASTAHSYHELGVTQYSLDDFTPALQSFQRALDVRIKLFGEDHASTANSYHSLGVTQYSLHDFTSPLQSAQRALNVRIKLFGEDHASTANSYDELGVAHYSLDDFTSALQSFQRALDVRIKLLPKRALDVRINLFGEDHASTAHSYHELGVTQHSSDDFTSALHSKRRALDVRIKLFGEDHSAQRELDVRIKLFGEGHASTAHSYHELGVTLHSLDDFTSPVQSKRRALHMRIKLFGEDHESTAHSYHSLGVTQHSLDDFTSALQSKRRALHMRIKLLGEDYASTADSYHSLGVTQHSLDDLKSALQSFQRALDVGIKLFGEDHASTADSYHSVGVTQHSLDDFTSALRSFQWALDVRIKLFGEDHASTAHNYHVLGVTQKSFDDFISPLQFYQRALEVRIKLLGEDHAGTAHGCHELGVTQPSLDDFTSALQSKRRALDVRIKLFGEDHASTAHSYHELGATQYSLDDFTSALQSAQWELDVRIKLFGEGHASTAHSYHELGVTLHSLDDFTSPVQSKRRALHMRIKLFGEDHESTAHSYHELGMTQRSLGDFTSALQSAQRALDVRRRSCKRS
- the LOC137984456 gene encoding nephrocystin-3-like, producing the protein MQAQLIVTSFQRALDVRIKLFRKDHARAAHSYHELGVTQHLLDDFTSSLQSKRRVLDVRIKLLGESHADTADSYHNLWATQHSLGGFTSALKSAQRELDVGIKLFGEDRASTAQSYHELGARQYSLDDFTSALQSAQRELDVRIKLFGEGHASTAHSYHELGVAQYSLDVFTSALQSFQRALDVRIKLFGEYHASTAHSYHVLGVTQHSLDDFTSALQSAQRALDSKRRALDVRIKLFGEDHASTAHSYHVLGVTQHSLDDFTSALQSKRRTLDVRIKLFGEDHASTAHSYHELGVTQYSLDDFNSALQSFQRALDVRIKLFGEDHADTADSYHSLGVTQHSLDDFTSALQSAQRALDVRIKLFGEDHASTAYSYHEVGVTQYSLDDFTSALQSFQRALDVRIKLFGEDHASTAHSYHVLGLTQQSLDDFTSALQSAQTGIRCADKAVRRRSCKHSS